From a single Stomoxys calcitrans chromosome 4, idStoCalc2.1, whole genome shotgun sequence genomic region:
- the LOC106082915 gene encoding uncharacterized protein LOC106082915 — MKNVLNFLVCLACFLAFVSACDPDSDNKPVCNDMTLNVPTRNFWDPTAYWLCNYVGVEPELERCPDSHLFDSAKGECVLWNKWVWTNPCPATI; from the exons atgaaaaacg TTTTAAACTTTTTGGTCTGTTTGGCTTGCTTTTTGGCCTTTGTATCGGCCTGTGACCCTGACAGTGACAACAAGCCTGTCTGCAATGATATGACTTTAAATGTGCCCACTCGTAACTTCTGGGATCCCACAGCCTATTGGTTGTGTAATTATGTCGGTGTTGAACCTGAATTGGAGCGTTGTCCCGATTCCCATTTGTTTGATTCGGCCAAGGGAGAATGTGTCTTGTGGAATAAATGGGTGTGGACCAATCCCTGCCCAGCCACCATCTAG
- the LOC106082917 gene encoding uncharacterized protein LOC106082917 — MKSFICLALFACLMASVLACDPDGNNQPTCGSGNVNVPIRNFWDPTAYWLCSSSGATADLVRCPDAHLFDSAKGECVMWNEWEWTFPCPENN, encoded by the exons ATGAAATCTT TCATCTGTTTGGCCCTTTTCGCTTGCCTTATGGCTTCAGTTTTGGCCTGTGATCCCGATGGCAACAATCAACCCACCTGCGGCTCTGGCAATGTAAATGTGCCCATTCGCAACTTCTGGGATCCCACCGCTTACTGGTTGTGTAGCTCTTCAGGAGCTACCGCTGACTTGGTTCGTTGTCCCGATGCTCACTTGTTCGATTCTGCTAAGGGCGAATGTGTTATGTGGAATGAATGGGAATGGACCTTCCCTTGTCCCGAAAATAACtaa
- the LOC106082916 gene encoding uncharacterized protein LOC106082916, with product MKFFAVLAILACVAASGLACDADENNKPTCATDNVNVPIRNFWDPTAYWQCNASSGQPELVHCPDSYLFDSAKGQCVIWNEWEWTNPCPANN from the exons ATGAAATTCT TCGCTGTTTTGGCCATTTTGGCTTGTGTTGCTGCCAGTGGTTTGGCCTGTGATGCCGATGAGAACAACAAGCCCACCTGCGCCACAGATAATGTGAATGTACCAATTCGCAACTTCTGGGATCCTACCGCTTATTGGCAATGCAATGCCAGCAGTGGTCAACCCGAGTTGGTACATTGCCCTGATTCTTACTTGTTCGATTCGGCCAAGGGCCAATGTGTTATTTGGAATGAATGGGAATGGACCAATCCCTGCCCTGCAAATAACTAA